CACAATTGAGACATATTCCCTAAGATTCTCGCGGCCCGCGCAATCGCAGGTTCACCCCGTCATGACGGCTTGCGGTTGACCCAGCCGCTCCCCCTAAATCTGGTATATCGGCCTACAAGGTGCTGAAACAGAAGGCATCTATTGATGTATTCCGGCACCAGTTCCGGTCCGAACACCCGCCCGGGTGGTGGATTCTCTTTCAGAACCCTTGAGTGGTTTCCTGCCAGCGTGCAGAAATAGGGCAGAATTGAGGCAGACTCCCGGACGCAGATCCGGGACACAAGTTGGAACAAAGGCACGGCAAAGCACCGGCCAGTCCAGGTTGAAGGGAACAGATCGTAGTGTTTGCACGCATCATAGGCGCGGCAACCCGCGGCGTATTGGTGGCATTGCTGATCGCGATGCCGTCCTTGCTGCTGCCGGTATCGGCCACCGAATCCCCCGAGATTATCGTCTTCATGGCGCTTCTGGGTGGCACCCTTACCTTTGCCGAGTATTTCTCCAGCTTTCCCAGCTTTGTCGAATTCCGTCAGGCACCGCCGCTGAACCGGATGCGGTTCCTGTCTCTTTTTGCCATGGTCGGGCTGCTCAGCCTGCTCGCCCGCCATCCGCTGGACCCGACCGGTCTGACCGCATTGGTGCATGAAGTGGCCGCGCGACTGGGCGCCGGGATGGATTTCGCCTACTCCCCGGTGCAGTTGACCACCCTGATGATGCCCGCCGATGTGCCCGACGCAACGGTTCTGGCGGTTCGCTCGGCAGCCGGGATCAGCTATCTGGTGGCGGCGCTCAGCATCATAACCTTTGCGCTGGCGGTCCGCATCGGGAACTGGCCGCTGGGCAACGGCGCCTTCAACGTCTGGGTTAACTTGCCGCTGTTCGATCCCACCACGGGCGGCGATGTGGTGATCCGTCTGCAACGGGACGGACGCGTCAACATGGTGATCGGCGCGCTGCTGCCGTTTGCCATTCCGGCGGCCATCAAACTGGCCTCGGGAATCATTGACCCCGCGGTGTTTGCCGCACCGCAGACTCTGGTCTGGACGGTCAGCGCCTGGGCCTTTGTCCCAGCCTCGATGATCATGCGCGGGCTGGCGCTGCTGCGGGTGGCCGAGTTGATCGCCCAGCGCCGCCGCGCCGCCTATGCCGATCCCGAGACTCTGCAAACCGCATGAGACGCCGCGCCGGTCTTGTTCTGTCCGGCGCCTTCCTTTTGCTGTCTCTGTTCCTGCCCGCACAGGCTGATACGGTGCGGATCGCGACCTTCAATACCGAACTGTTCCGCAAGGGTCCCGGCCTGCTGCTACGCGATATCGAGCGCGGAGAGGACCCGCAGATCGCCGCCGTGATCGACGTCATCCTGGCGGCAAAGCCTGATGTTCTGACCTTGCAGGGTATTGACTGGGATTATTCCAACCGGACCCTTCGGGCGCTCGAGCGCCATCTGGCTCTCGCCGGGCATCCTTTCCCCTATCTGTTTGCCGCCGCGCCGAATGCTGGCCTTCCCACGGGGCTGGATCTGGATGGTGATGGACGTCTGGGTGGCCCGGGGGATTCCCAGGGCTATGGCGATTTCACCGGCCGCGGCGGAATCGCCGTCCTGTCCCGTATCCCCATCGACACGGCTGAGGTTCTCGACCTTTCGCCGATGCTGTGGCGCGACCTGCCCGGTGCGTTGCTGCCACAAAACGCGGACGGCAGCCCCTTCCCGTCGGCCACGGCACAGGCGGTGCAGCGGCTATCCTCCACCGCCCATTGGGTGGTTCCACTACGCCTGCCCGGTGGAGCGCGGCTGGATTTGCTGACTTTTCAGGCGGGACCACCGGTGTTTGATGGACCGGAAGACCGCAATGGCCGCCGCAACCATGACGAAATCCGCCTGTGGCAACTGTTGCTGGATGGCCGCCTGCCCGAACCGTTCCACCCTGCTGATCTGCGCCAGTTCGTGATCGCTGGCGGCGCCAATCTGGACCCTGGCAAAGGCGCGGGCATCAAAGCCGCAATCCGCCAGCTATTGGACGATCCCAGACTTCAGGACCCCCGCCCCACCAGTGCCGAGGCGGGCCGCAACACGGTGGAGTGGGACAACGCCGGGCAGATGCGGGTCGACTATATCCTCCCCTCGGTCAATCTGCCGGTGGCAGATGCAGGGGTGCTCTGGTCCCTCCCGGGCACGGACAGCGCCTCCCGCGCCAGCCGTCACCGGCTGGTCTGGGTTGATATTGAACTGCCAAGACCGGATCCTTCAGGCTCCGACTAAGCGGCGGGAACGAAGATCCTGATCAAGCCTCTTTTTCACATAGGCGGCAGGCAGCGCTCGCGATATCGCCTCGGCCAGTGGCGTTTCCTGAAAATCTGGGAGGAGGTTCCGCAACACGCTGCCGTCCAGCCGGTGCGCCGTATTCCAGAGGTAGCGCATCTCCAGCAGGCAGCGCCCCAACGGCCAGACCGGGGCCGCCAGCCTTAATGGCCACCACGACATGCCTTTCAGCGCGACCGGTTTGTTCAGGCTCTCATTCACTGCCGCAAACAACTCTCGCCCCGTGAGGGTGTAGCCCGGAAACGGCACATCCAGATAGACCGGCAATTCATCCCCGCGCGCAGCCAGTGCAACGGCAGCCCGCGCCAGATCCGGCAGAAAGGCCCAGGCATGCTGCAGATCCGGGTTACCAGGATAGACGAACCGGCCCTTTGCGAGTTTCGCCGTCATCACCGCGTCAAACCAATTGCCCGACTGTTCGGTATCCAGAAAATCACCTGCTCTCAGAACGATGGTCCGCACGCCGGAAGTCCGGTAGGCATTCTCCATCGCGATGCGGATGCGGCCCAAGGGATTTTCGGCCCGATGGGGCGAGCGTTCGGACCAGGGCGACGGTGTGCTGGCACCAAAGACATAGACATTGCCCGGCACAATCACCGTGGCGCCGCTGGCCTTGGCCGCCGCGATGATCTTTGCGTGCAGATCCGGCACCTGCGCCGCCCAGTCGGGATAGGCCGGGTTCCAGGCCGCAACGATCACATCCTTGCCCTGCGCCGACTGCATCAGATTGTCCCGTTTGCGGTCAAAGCGGGTGACCTCGGCCCCCGCCTGTTCAAAGGCATGGGCGCAAGCACGGCCGAACCGGCCAGAGGCGCCGAGAATGAGAACCTTCCGTGTCATGATCTGTTCCTTCCATCGTGGACAGGCTC
This genomic stretch from Phaeobacter gallaeciensis harbors:
- a CDS encoding sugar nucleotide-binding protein, with the protein product MTRKVLILGASGRFGRACAHAFEQAGAEVTRFDRKRDNLMQSAQGKDVIVAAWNPAYPDWAAQVPDLHAKIIAAAKASGATVIVPGNVYVFGASTPSPWSERSPHRAENPLGRIRIAMENAYRTSGVRTIVLRAGDFLDTEQSGNWFDAVMTAKLAKGRFVYPGNPDLQHAWAFLPDLARAAVALAARGDELPVYLDVPFPGYTLTGRELFAAVNESLNKPVALKGMSWWPLRLAAPVWPLGRCLLEMRYLWNTAHRLDGSVLRNLLPDFQETPLAEAISRALPAAYVKKRLDQDLRSRRLVGA
- a CDS encoding endonuclease/exonuclease/phosphatase family protein, which gives rise to MRRRAGLVLSGAFLLLSLFLPAQADTVRIATFNTELFRKGPGLLLRDIERGEDPQIAAVIDVILAAKPDVLTLQGIDWDYSNRTLRALERHLALAGHPFPYLFAAAPNAGLPTGLDLDGDGRLGGPGDSQGYGDFTGRGGIAVLSRIPIDTAEVLDLSPMLWRDLPGALLPQNADGSPFPSATAQAVQRLSSTAHWVVPLRLPGGARLDLLTFQAGPPVFDGPEDRNGRRNHDEIRLWQLLLDGRLPEPFHPADLRQFVIAGGANLDPGKGAGIKAAIRQLLDDPRLQDPRPTSAEAGRNTVEWDNAGQMRVDYILPSVNLPVADAGVLWSLPGTDSASRASRHRLVWVDIELPRPDPSGSD